A stretch of Clostridia bacterium DNA encodes these proteins:
- a CDS encoding adenine phosphoribosyltransferase, with translation MTKQQLHTLVKDLITDVPDFPQKGIVFKDITPLLRDKDGFKATVDWMAGELKDVDYIVSPEARGFIFGTAVAYSAGAGFIPLRKPGKLPRQTFREAYGLEYGNDELQMHIDALPAGSRVAFVDDVLATGGTLAACERLVKSAKAELVKSIFLLEIDVLSGRNKVSSTVDSLIHC, from the coding sequence ATGACCAAACAACAATTACACACACTCGTGAAAGATTTGATTACCGATGTGCCAGATTTTCCCCAAAAAGGAATCGTATTCAAGGACATCACACCACTGTTACGAGACAAGGATGGCTTTAAAGCCACCGTAGATTGGATGGCTGGAGAGCTAAAAGATGTAGATTATATCGTATCCCCAGAAGCCAGAGGATTCATCTTCGGTACCGCCGTCGCCTACAGCGCCGGCGCTGGATTTATCCCACTTAGAAAACCCGGAAAACTGCCTCGTCAAACATTTCGAGAAGCCTATGGACTAGAATATGGAAACGACGAACTGCAAATGCATATCGATGCACTGCCCGCAGGTTCTAGGGTGGCTTTCGTAGATGATGTACTGGCTACCGGTGGAACTTTAGCTGCCTGCGAAAGACTAGTTAAGAGTGCAAAAGCAGAACTCGTAAAGTCAATCTTTCTTTTAGAAATTGATGTACTCTCTGGTCGAAATAAGGTCTCTTCAACCGTAGACAGCCTAATACACTGTTAA
- a CDS encoding PD-(D/E)XK nuclease family protein: protein MLSIVTGRSGSGKSRLLVEKVRLAMTDPSYQGKIYFLAPEQYTLQCERDLIEGLDLDGTLSIEVLSISRLTTRVLEECGGLVRQSLDQQGKRMLIRKVMMDLEEELEQLRGHSSGMLEEISALIETIKRNDLSVEELLSAAKQMKDERLVKKLRDVEQVYLAYQVALAEGYLYPEESYRLLKEKLEYSKVFCGRKIFIDGFTQFSAQGIALLEQLLLLKNDLILALPYDDRAEEGSLFAAQAGIIDRLRKFCKQEKIELVREHLDTVFREEELAFLQRNLFSYPHDTWDKVPKHLQVFEAKDREQESRYVAHQIACQIKMGDLNPRDITVMCDCLDDYYEPLARWFAAYEIPVHFDHGISLYQESFIAHVLRSIKLIGSNYGQAQWREYLASNYVTEDLELREKLENTVMRLGLTRGALREYLGATDCMKPILRLEEAFCSAKNVKDMVLALYTYLEEQSVLERLTKEREVHLERREFLLAARTAQVYGLLISVMEQMVLLMGNEILELNEFLELLTTGLGGKQLGEIPSGIDQVLVGALARSKSHDIRYLYMMGLNDGIVPTNIRESALLSHREADRLKELGLDLGLDSASLYRKEKMDLYLAMAKANEGMSISYARTSMLGEALLPSSLLMRLKKMYPELNIVVQEDDELLPLVRRGNCVWPADALEWGIEDIGRYLRGESLSDESKNNLFALYQGGFKETLDNLLSAEFSREPERKLGSQVASELYGPKPKMSISRLEKMASCPFAYFVAHGLKPQERKEGIVDNSDLGTFFHDSFYHYAKELAKDKKSWDIAETERIERMDKAMDLAASGEDMLAVRKDPSYARYRKMATSSVQQMTKQLSQGSFEPAFFEVHFGQDEVLPPIYLQVDDKTTLELRGVIDRADVYQEDEKALVRLIDYKSGNKDFDYGLFYHGLSLQLAIYAEAMQGAAKALGVESVQVGAALYFHIDNQPVILERGDEEELKQELQRRFAMKGLVLKDLDVVSKLDGTETASPTMQGVKLNKDGSFAKNKHVVDAEEFARICRHGRVKATEFAAKIMQGEVGVSPYRYGAEKSACTWCDYRSICFYEEKRMNYRKLEEFKGSNAGQRVLERLEETDELD, encoded by the coding sequence GTGTTAAGCATTGTAACAGGAAGATCTGGTAGTGGGAAAAGTCGCCTATTGGTGGAGAAAGTACGTTTGGCGATGACTGACCCTTCGTACCAAGGTAAAATCTATTTCCTGGCTCCAGAACAGTATACCCTGCAATGTGAGCGGGATTTAATTGAGGGTCTTGACCTGGATGGAACCCTATCGATTGAGGTTCTTTCCATCAGCAGACTGACTACTCGCGTGCTCGAAGAGTGTGGTGGCCTAGTGCGGCAATCTCTTGACCAGCAAGGAAAAAGGATGCTCATCCGAAAAGTCATGATGGATTTGGAGGAAGAGTTAGAGCAACTAAGGGGTCATTCAAGTGGCATGCTTGAAGAGATTTCTGCATTAATCGAGACCATAAAGAGAAACGATCTGAGTGTGGAAGAGTTGCTTTCGGCGGCAAAACAGATGAAGGACGAAAGACTAGTCAAAAAACTTAGAGACGTCGAGCAGGTTTATCTGGCCTACCAGGTGGCTTTGGCAGAAGGCTACCTATATCCAGAAGAGTCCTACCGCTTGCTAAAGGAGAAATTGGAGTATTCCAAGGTGTTTTGCGGAAGAAAAATTTTTATCGATGGCTTTACACAGTTCTCTGCTCAAGGGATAGCCCTGCTAGAGCAGTTGCTTCTTTTAAAGAACGATTTAATCTTGGCCCTACCCTATGATGACCGTGCCGAAGAAGGTAGTCTTTTTGCTGCCCAGGCTGGAATTATAGATAGGTTGAGAAAGTTTTGTAAGCAGGAAAAAATCGAACTCGTGAGAGAACATCTAGATACTGTCTTTCGTGAAGAAGAACTGGCTTTTTTACAAAGGAATCTTTTTTCCTATCCTCATGATACCTGGGATAAAGTGCCGAAACACCTGCAGGTGTTTGAAGCAAAGGACCGGGAACAAGAATCTCGCTATGTGGCGCATCAAATTGCATGTCAAATCAAGATGGGAGACTTGAATCCAAGGGACATCACTGTGATGTGTGATTGCTTGGACGATTATTATGAGCCACTGGCTCGTTGGTTTGCAGCCTATGAAATTCCTGTACATTTTGACCATGGAATAAGCCTTTACCAAGAAAGTTTTATTGCGCACGTACTTCGTTCCATTAAGCTGATCGGGTCTAATTACGGCCAAGCACAATGGCGTGAGTACTTGGCCAGTAATTATGTGACTGAGGACTTGGAACTACGAGAGAAGTTGGAAAATACGGTCATGCGACTCGGCCTCACGAGGGGTGCTCTGAGGGAGTATCTTGGTGCAACGGATTGCATGAAGCCGATTTTAAGACTGGAGGAAGCCTTCTGTAGCGCGAAGAATGTAAAGGACATGGTACTAGCCCTTTATACCTACCTAGAGGAGCAGTCGGTGCTTGAGCGTCTTACAAAGGAACGGGAGGTTCACCTGGAACGACGGGAATTTTTGTTGGCAGCCCGAACTGCCCAAGTATATGGCTTGCTGATTTCCGTGATGGAACAGATGGTTCTCTTGATGGGCAATGAGATTCTGGAATTAAATGAATTTTTGGAATTGCTTACGACTGGTCTAGGCGGGAAACAATTGGGTGAGATTCCCAGCGGTATCGACCAGGTCCTGGTGGGTGCTTTGGCTCGTTCCAAGAGTCATGATATACGGTATCTCTATATGATGGGATTGAATGATGGGATTGTACCGACAAATATCCGGGAATCTGCCCTACTTTCACACCGGGAGGCAGACCGTTTGAAAGAGCTAGGATTAGATCTGGGGTTAGATAGTGCTAGCCTGTACCGTAAAGAAAAGATGGATCTTTATTTGGCCATGGCCAAGGCCAACGAGGGCATGTCCATTAGTTATGCCAGAACCAGCATGCTGGGGGAAGCGCTTCTTCCTTCTTCCTTGCTGATGCGTCTAAAGAAGATGTATCCAGAACTGAACATAGTCGTGCAAGAAGATGATGAATTGTTGCCACTTGTGCGCCGGGGAAATTGTGTTTGGCCGGCGGATGCCTTGGAGTGGGGAATTGAGGATATCGGCCGGTACCTGCGGGGTGAAAGCCTATCTGACGAATCTAAAAACAATCTTTTTGCTCTCTACCAGGGTGGATTTAAGGAAACCTTGGATAATCTTCTTTCCGCTGAATTTTCAAGAGAACCAGAACGAAAGCTCGGCTCGCAGGTCGCATCTGAACTATATGGTCCTAAGCCGAAGATGAGCATATCCCGCCTAGAAAAAATGGCTTCTTGTCCCTTTGCCTACTTTGTGGCTCATGGATTGAAACCGCAAGAGCGGAAAGAGGGAATTGTGGACAATAGCGATCTGGGTACTTTTTTCCACGATAGCTTTTATCATTATGCCAAGGAACTGGCAAAGGATAAGAAAAGTTGGGATATTGCAGAGACGGAACGGATCGAAAGAATGGATAAGGCGATGGACTTAGCAGCATCTGGAGAAGATATGCTGGCTGTAAGAAAGGACCCATCCTACGCTCGCTATCGCAAGATGGCCACAAGTTCTGTCCAGCAGATGACAAAACAACTGAGTCAAGGCTCTTTTGAGCCAGCCTTTTTTGAGGTGCATTTTGGGCAGGATGAAGTGTTGCCCCCAATTTATCTGCAAGTAGACGATAAGACCACCTTGGAGCTTAGAGGTGTTATAGATAGGGCAGATGTGTATCAGGAAGATGAAAAGGCTTTAGTACGCCTGATTGACTACAAATCAGGCAATAAGGACTTCGACTATGGCTTATTCTACCATGGGCTTAGTCTGCAACTGGCAATCTATGCAGAGGCAATGCAGGGGGCGGCAAAAGCCCTAGGCGTGGAGTCGGTACAGGTGGGTGCTGCCCTATATTTTCACATAGACAACCAACCGGTGATTCTAGAGCGTGGAGATGAAGAAGAACTAAAGCAGGAACTGCAAAGGAGATTTGCGATGAAGGGACTCGTTTTGAAGGACCTAGATGTGGTTTCGAAGCTAGATGGTACCGAGACTGCGAGCCCTACCATGCAAGGCGTGAAGTTGAACAAGGATGGGAGCTTTGCCAAAAACAAGCATGTGGTGGATGCAGAGGAATTTGCTAGGATTTGTCGACACGGGCGCGTCAAGGCGACTGAATTTGCGGCAAAAATTATGCAAGGGGAGGTAGGCGTATCCCCTTACCGGTATGGTGCCGAAAAGAGTGCCTGCACCTGGTGCGATTACCGATCCATATGCTTTTATGAAGAAAAACGCATGAACTACCGCAAACTCGAAGAGTTTAAGGGAAGCAATGCGGGTCAAAGGGTGCTGGAAAGACTGGAGGAAACCGATGAACTGGACTAG
- the rmuC gene encoding DNA recombination protein RmuC → MDRWMLAGLSLIAGFILGSLVMRFLLKDTSKRYLQNELLKKERKEEEQENRIYGLGAELARVKVELLESTRQLEEKERFFKESLYLMEDRFKSLSADVLEKTNERFLQIAKEELSSQRKDGDRSLEKKTLEIDAMLTPMKESLKQVSQLMQDLEKDRIESQAQVMSRMFEVNTAQNELKKETAQLVRALRTPQVRGRWGEVQLKRVVELAGMLDHCDFEEQVSVTTENGRLRPDLKIFLPGGKTVVVDAKTPLLAYLDAVEADDPDVREKKLKEHAAQVKKHISQLSQKSYWQQFEDTPEFVVMFLPGEPFFSAALEKDPNLIEYGMDQQVILATPTTLIALLKSVAYGWQQEVISQNAREISVLGRELYDRIRVFAGHFGELEKGLNRSVTAYNKAVQSFDKRILPSARRFENYGIKPKKELEPQNIIEKIATPHEAKYLD, encoded by the coding sequence ATGGATCGTTGGATGTTGGCTGGCCTTAGCTTAATCGCCGGTTTTATATTGGGAAGCCTGGTAATGCGCTTCCTGTTGAAGGATACCAGCAAACGCTATTTGCAAAATGAGTTGCTTAAGAAGGAAAGAAAAGAAGAGGAACAGGAAAATAGGATTTATGGTTTGGGTGCGGAGCTCGCCAGGGTAAAAGTAGAATTGCTGGAAAGCACAAGACAGCTAGAGGAGAAGGAACGTTTCTTCAAGGAATCCTTGTACCTTATGGAGGACCGCTTTAAGTCTCTTAGTGCGGATGTTTTGGAAAAAACCAATGAACGTTTTTTACAGATTGCCAAGGAAGAACTATCTTCCCAGCGTAAAGATGGAGACCGCTCCTTGGAAAAGAAAACCTTGGAGATTGATGCCATGCTCACGCCTATGAAGGAGAGCTTGAAGCAGGTAAGCCAGCTGATGCAGGATTTAGAAAAGGACCGCATTGAGAGCCAGGCCCAGGTTATGAGCCGGATGTTTGAAGTAAATACAGCCCAGAATGAGCTTAAAAAGGAAACGGCGCAACTGGTACGAGCCTTGCGGACGCCTCAGGTCAGGGGAAGATGGGGAGAAGTACAATTGAAACGGGTGGTTGAACTGGCGGGGATGTTGGACCATTGTGATTTTGAAGAACAGGTTTCCGTGACAACCGAAAATGGTCGTCTGCGCCCTGATCTAAAGATATTTTTACCAGGGGGAAAAACTGTTGTTGTGGATGCGAAGACGCCTCTTTTGGCTTATCTAGATGCTGTGGAAGCAGACGATCCAGATGTCCGGGAGAAAAAACTAAAAGAGCATGCAGCCCAGGTGAAAAAGCATATTTCCCAACTTTCACAGAAATCGTATTGGCAACAATTCGAGGATACGCCTGAATTTGTGGTGATGTTTCTTCCGGGAGAACCGTTCTTTTCGGCTGCCCTGGAGAAGGATCCAAACCTGATAGAGTATGGCATGGACCAACAAGTGATTCTAGCCACTCCGACTACCTTGATAGCGCTACTGAAATCGGTGGCATATGGTTGGCAGCAGGAAGTCATTAGCCAAAATGCGCGCGAAATTTCTGTGCTGGGCCGTGAACTGTATGACCGGATTCGAGTATTTGCGGGCCACTTTGGGGAATTGGAAAAGGGTCTCAACCGGAGTGTGACCGCCTATAACAAGGCAGTGCAGTCCTTTGACAAACGAATCCTACCTTCTGCACGACGCTTTGAAAATTATGGCATCAAGCCTAAGAAGGAGTTGGAGCCGCAGAACATCATTGAGAAAATAGCTACCCCACACGAGGCAAAATACTTGGACTAG
- a CDS encoding YibE/F family protein — protein sequence MKKIGLKMLVGLLLVSLLMPMSVMADDEVYGAILSEEVPTFTETSVKGRVLEILDSTVENVSNYEMVRETLRIEILSGDLKGETFITDNVKDPSLPYNIEVKEGDKVVLYLVQDENNQLVEGYVTERAREDVLLVLLLFFVGLLVLIGGLKGFRALIALALTMFAILKILLPAILKGYSPILMSILISIGVILISIPLIAGWNKKAVSAIIGTFSGVLIAGILAYLVSVITGLTGLSMEEASMLSYIPQNITFNFVGLLFATNILGALGAVMDVAVSISSAIWELKQVNPALKARDLIRSGMNIGRDIIGTMANTLILAYSGSGLYMLLLFMAYDMPFFEIVNIDAMSTEIVRSLAGSIGLVLTIPITAVMAGVLFGKEKIGG from the coding sequence ATGAAAAAAATTGGATTAAAGATGCTGGTTGGTCTGCTACTCGTTAGCCTGCTTATGCCGATGAGTGTGATGGCAGATGATGAAGTGTATGGAGCAATTCTCTCCGAGGAGGTCCCCACTTTTACTGAAACATCGGTTAAGGGTCGGGTGTTGGAGATACTAGACAGCACGGTTGAAAACGTTAGTAACTACGAAATGGTCCGTGAGACCCTGCGGATTGAAATCTTAAGTGGTGATTTGAAGGGGGAAACCTTTATTACAGACAATGTGAAGGATCCAAGTCTGCCGTATAACATTGAAGTAAAAGAAGGCGACAAGGTGGTTCTTTACCTGGTGCAAGACGAGAATAATCAATTGGTGGAAGGCTACGTAACTGAGCGGGCCAGAGAAGATGTCCTTTTGGTCCTCTTGCTATTCTTTGTAGGTCTTCTAGTTTTGATTGGTGGCTTGAAGGGGTTTAGAGCTCTCATTGCCCTAGCACTCACCATGTTTGCTATTCTAAAGATTTTATTGCCCGCCATTTTGAAAGGCTACAGCCCCATCCTAATGTCAATCCTGATTTCCATTGGGGTTATTTTAATTTCTATCCCCTTAATTGCCGGGTGGAATAAGAAGGCCGTGAGTGCCATAATCGGTACCTTTTCGGGTGTATTGATTGCAGGTATCCTAGCCTACCTGGTTTCTGTAATTACGGGGCTTACTGGTCTAAGTATGGAAGAAGCCAGTATGCTTAGCTATATACCCCAGAATATTACCTTTAACTTTGTCGGACTTTTGTTTGCCACCAATATTTTGGGCGCATTGGGTGCAGTTATGGACGTAGCTGTTTCCATCTCATCGGCAATCTGGGAGCTGAAACAAGTGAATCCAGCTTTGAAGGCTCGGGATTTGATTCGTTCTGGAATGAACATTGGTCGGGACATCATTGGAACCATGGCCAATACCTTGATTTTAGCCTACTCTGGAAGCGGACTCTATATGCTGCTTCTCTTTATGGCCTATGATATGCCCTTTTTTGAAATTGTGAATATTGATGCCATGTCTACCGAAATTGTGCGTTCGCTGGCGGGTTCTATTGGTTTGGTTCTTACCATACCCATTACCGCTGTAATGGCAGGCGTCTTGTTTGGAAAAGAAAAGATAGGAGGCTAA
- a CDS encoding DegV family protein has protein sequence MVRIIVDSATDMPEKLRKKHDILMVSLQVTVGDKSFRDWTELGPEELYDWLAREPIAPVTSQPVTSDWYEVLDGCEKRGEDVLIITMSSALSGTYSGAMLAIKNYPEMNIEVCDCRTASLGNALIALELVKKRDAGASLGELVEEFKQLNERIHTYVVVGSMEMLKRGGRISATSAMLGNILNIKPILLINEEGKLEPLEKVRGWKKAHDFLVQRYKEFAEPGAPVALASANNPDEVDRMAAGILGYDPKVDIHKMEIGAVIGSHVGPGTVGLALFERLDYE, from the coding sequence ATGGTACGTATTATCGTGGATTCTGCCACAGATATGCCAGAGAAGCTTAGAAAGAAACATGATATCTTGATGGTATCGTTGCAGGTCACTGTCGGGGATAAAAGCTTCAGGGACTGGACAGAATTAGGGCCCGAGGAATTGTATGATTGGCTGGCGAGAGAACCAATCGCACCGGTTACCTCGCAACCAGTAACCTCCGATTGGTATGAGGTCTTGGATGGTTGTGAAAAGCGAGGAGAGGACGTCTTGATTATTACCATGTCTTCGGCCTTGTCTGGTACCTATTCGGGCGCGATGCTGGCGATTAAGAATTATCCGGAAATGAACATTGAGGTGTGTGATTGCCGCACGGCTTCTTTGGGAAATGCCTTGATTGCCTTGGAATTAGTAAAGAAAAGAGATGCCGGGGCTAGCCTAGGGGAACTGGTGGAAGAGTTTAAACAACTAAATGAGCGCATACATACCTATGTGGTAGTAGGTAGCATGGAAATGCTGAAACGAGGAGGCCGCATTAGTGCAACTTCGGCGATGCTAGGCAATATATTAAATATTAAACCGATCCTATTGATTAACGAGGAAGGAAAACTAGAACCCCTGGAAAAAGTACGAGGTTGGAAGAAAGCCCATGACTTTTTGGTGCAGCGGTATAAGGAATTTGCTGAACCGGGTGCGCCAGTTGCCTTGGCGTCAGCCAATAACCCGGACGAAGTTGACCGAATGGCGGCGGGGATCCTAGGGTATGACCCTAAGGTGGATATCCATAAGATGGAAATTGGTGCCGTGATAGGCAGCCATGTTGGACCGGGTACAGTGGGTTTGGCCCTATTCGAACGACTGGACTATGAATAA
- the addA gene encoding helicase-exonuclease AddAB subunit AddA codes for MNWTREQGEAIESRGENLLLAAAAGSGKTAVLVERVVSLILKDKVDVESLLVMTFTKAAASEMKERIAKRLEVALETEADKDTIRLQLDKIAGAQISTIHSFCSRLVRASSQVLGIDPASRTMDAEEEQMMLEEELDLLFTRLYAQEADWFVPLAESFSNTRNDEGFRNLMIRLYDFMQGSPDPRAWMEEACEHFHIQGELLDSEYIQVLKTSIQETLMEAVSLLADMRKLVEEELPYLAATQEADEALIEELSQSLAEDFPSFMRQASSISWSRQKAKPKNMDVDERAKAAHDTMRKALKKQVGDELGRMVPSDLEQLKEQVDTVYLRLRDLAEVAYDFMEQIEERKKAGKLLSFSDLEHYALRALENQDILDNIREQYEHVFVDEYQDTSLVQEKIVRRISRKDNLFMVGDVKQSIYRFRGAAPEVFQQKKVEYRKKGGPGRLIALNQNFRSSLPVVNCVNHIFENLMTLSLGEIDYTEGEALVYGANLDTEQRPVSFHFIDKNALGLEDETFYDLAYMEREAKVAAELLKKEKGKLFFDHKKGKMRPMEWRDMVVILRAKKNWGDKYVQALKQAQVPVYMDRPMGYFESVEIRVMTEILNLVDNKDQDYAWLSFLRSPIIGMSDHELAILFAGRKKESILDLVYEHRDDAKIKRATSLVDAWQQDRERIDVGALVQKILQDSQWLVLVGAMDAAAQRRANLRLFLARAQDYARKSYGGLRGFLHLFERMKNKELDPGVAMTAGEKSDVVRIVTVHGSKGLEYPLVLVGGTGKGFNARESQELLLMHRSLGLGPEVTNLEKNYRMKTSDKYRIAKKMRQESRSEELRVLYVAATRAKNRLLFLGGLTRSQMEALDNPYLAPLRKGNSYAEWFYPLVIQKDSPYYRASLVDELALHKVKQVRDKNHQERREEIRQALAQAQAQAVPVNWNRFGRKEEVRALLPSKLGVTDVFRLHNKGLDFYRVGKKLETRVPTFLEEEKKDRGTARGLILHRVMQSIDFAHVDSLQDVQAQLDQMVEHEILLPEERKIVEASKILKFFKSDLGQRVLKAKRVQRELAFNIRYPASEVFPEAKEEGLEEDILLQGVMDLVAEEEDGFLLLDYKTDRSVEDFNNPHSLSYQKYAKQLSLYKMALEKLGGKKVKQIALYLFASDEVKEMEV; via the coding sequence ATGAACTGGACTAGGGAACAAGGCGAGGCCATAGAATCTAGAGGTGAAAATTTACTTTTAGCAGCGGCAGCTGGATCGGGCAAGACGGCTGTTCTCGTTGAACGGGTGGTTTCTTTAATTCTTAAAGATAAGGTGGATGTGGAGTCCCTGTTGGTCATGACCTTTACCAAGGCTGCAGCCTCTGAAATGAAGGAGCGCATTGCCAAACGCCTAGAGGTGGCCTTGGAAACGGAAGCAGACAAGGATACCATTCGCTTACAGTTGGATAAAATTGCAGGTGCGCAGATTTCGACGATTCATTCTTTCTGTTCTAGGTTGGTGCGCGCCAGCAGTCAGGTGCTGGGAATCGACCCGGCTAGTCGTACGATGGATGCTGAAGAAGAGCAGATGATGCTTGAAGAAGAACTAGACCTACTCTTCACCAGACTTTATGCACAAGAAGCCGATTGGTTTGTACCACTTGCAGAATCCTTTTCCAATACTAGGAATGATGAAGGATTTCGAAACCTGATGATCCGCCTGTATGACTTTATGCAAGGCTCTCCCGACCCTAGGGCCTGGATGGAAGAAGCTTGTGAGCATTTCCATATCCAAGGAGAGCTGCTGGATTCTGAATATATCCAGGTTCTGAAAACCAGCATCCAAGAAACGCTGATGGAGGCTGTATCGCTGCTAGCAGATATGAGGAAATTGGTGGAAGAAGAACTCCCCTACCTGGCAGCCACCCAGGAAGCGGATGAGGCACTTATTGAGGAATTGAGTCAGAGTCTTGCAGAGGATTTTCCTTCTTTTATGCGTCAGGCAAGCTCGATTAGTTGGAGTCGTCAAAAAGCCAAACCCAAAAATATGGACGTAGATGAAAGGGCCAAGGCTGCCCATGACACCATGCGCAAGGCCCTAAAGAAACAGGTGGGCGATGAACTGGGACGGATGGTGCCCTCCGATTTAGAACAATTGAAAGAACAAGTGGATACGGTCTATCTGAGATTGAGGGATTTGGCAGAAGTAGCCTACGATTTTATGGAGCAAATTGAGGAACGCAAGAAGGCTGGAAAGTTGTTAAGCTTTTCAGACCTTGAACATTATGCTCTTCGGGCTTTGGAGAACCAAGATATTTTAGACAATATCCGTGAGCAATACGAGCATGTCTTTGTAGATGAATACCAAGATACCTCGCTGGTGCAGGAAAAAATTGTGCGGCGGATAAGCCGCAAGGATAATCTCTTTATGGTAGGGGATGTGAAACAGAGTATCTACCGTTTTCGGGGGGCTGCTCCTGAGGTATTCCAACAAAAGAAAGTGGAATACCGGAAGAAGGGTGGACCCGGTCGACTCATTGCCTTGAATCAGAATTTTCGCTCTTCGCTTCCTGTGGTGAACTGTGTAAACCATATATTTGAAAACCTGATGACCTTATCTTTGGGAGAAATTGATTACACCGAGGGAGAAGCCTTGGTCTATGGAGCCAATTTGGATACTGAACAAAGACCGGTTTCTTTTCATTTTATAGATAAGAATGCTTTAGGCCTAGAGGACGAGACGTTCTACGACTTGGCCTACATGGAACGAGAGGCAAAGGTAGCGGCTGAACTTCTGAAAAAAGAAAAAGGAAAGTTATTTTTCGACCATAAAAAAGGAAAGATGCGTCCCATGGAATGGCGGGATATGGTGGTAATCCTCCGGGCCAAAAAGAATTGGGGAGACAAATATGTTCAAGCCTTGAAACAGGCCCAGGTTCCAGTCTATATGGATCGCCCCATGGGTTATTTTGAGTCGGTAGAAATACGAGTCATGACCGAAATACTGAATTTGGTGGATAACAAGGACCAAGATTATGCCTGGCTTAGTTTTCTTCGCTCTCCCATCATCGGGATGAGTGACCATGAGCTGGCAATCTTGTTTGCCGGGCGTAAAAAAGAAAGTATCCTAGACTTGGTGTACGAACATAGGGATGATGCAAAAATTAAGCGAGCCACAAGTCTGGTGGATGCCTGGCAGCAGGACCGAGAACGGATTGACGTGGGAGCCCTGGTGCAGAAAATCTTGCAAGACAGTCAATGGCTGGTTCTAGTCGGTGCGATGGACGCAGCCGCGCAAAGACGAGCTAATCTGAGGCTGTTTTTGGCGAGAGCACAGGACTATGCTCGGAAATCTTACGGGGGCCTGCGGGGATTTTTGCATTTGTTTGAGCGCATGAAGAACAAGGAATTAGATCCAGGTGTTGCCATGACAGCTGGCGAAAAGAGTGATGTGGTTCGGATTGTGACGGTACATGGGTCTAAGGGCCTAGAGTATCCCTTGGTGCTAGTGGGTGGTACCGGCAAGGGCTTTAATGCCAGAGAAAGCCAAGAACTACTCTTGATGCACCGTAGTCTGGGCTTGGGACCTGAGGTGACCAACCTAGAGAAGAACTATCGCATGAAGACGAGCGATAAGTATCGTATTGCAAAAAAAATGCGGCAGGAAAGCCGTTCGGAGGAGCTGCGGGTCCTGTATGTGGCAGCTACGCGTGCCAAAAACCGTCTGCTATTTCTGGGGGGGCTGACTCGGTCTCAAATGGAGGCGTTGGATAATCCCTATCTAGCACCCCTGCGTAAGGGAAACAGCTATGCTGAATGGTTCTATCCCTTGGTGATACAAAAGGATAGCCCCTACTACCGTGCTTCCTTGGTAGATGAGTTGGCTCTACATAAGGTTAAACAGGTGCGTGACAAAAACCACCAAGAGCGCCGGGAGGAAATAAGGCAGGCGCTGGCGCAGGCACAGGCACAAGCGGTGCCTGTGAATTGGAACCGCTTCGGTAGAAAAGAAGAGGTGCGAGCTCTACTTCCCAGTAAATTAGGGGTTACCGATGTATTTCGTCTCCACAATAAGGGATTGGACTTCTACCGAGTGGGTAAAAAGTTGGAAACGAGGGTACCGACCTTTCTAGAAGAAGAAAAGAAGGACCGGGGTACAGCTAGGGGATTGATTTTGCACCGGGTGATGCAGTCTATTGATTTTGCCCACGTAGATTCTCTACAAGATGTCCAGGCGCAATTAGATCAAATGGTGGAGCATGAGATCTTGTTGCCAGAAGAACGAAAGATCGTGGAGGCAAGCAAGATTTTGAAGTTCTTCAAAAGTGATTTGGGTCAAAGAGTTCTAAAAGCCAAGCGCGTGCAACGGGAGCTGGCCTTCAATATTCGCTACCCGGCCAGTGAGGTTTTTCCGGAAGCGAAAGAAGAGGGGCTGGAAGAAGATATTTTGCTCCAAGGTGTCATGGATTTGGTGGCAGAAGAGGAGGACGGTTTCTTGCTTTTAGACTACAAGACGGACCGTTCGGTGGAGGACTTTAACAATCCCCATTCTCTTAGCTACCAAAAATATGCCAAGCAACTGTCCCTATACAAGATGGCGCTAGAAAAGCTGGGGGGCAAAAAGGTAAAACAGATTGCCCTATACCTATTTGCGAGTGATGAGGTGAAGGAGATGGAGGTCTGA